In the Flavobacteriales bacterium genome, GCCACCTCCGCGTTCCAGGGATCACCGTAGGGATTGCCGAAGGCCATGCTGATGTACACCACCAGTTCCTTGTTGGCATTGCGCGTGAGCTCGGCGATGCGGGCGATGCGGCCCCAGGAGCCCTCGATGCTCGTGTTGGTGTTGCGCTGCTGGAAGGTCTCGCTGATGCTGAAGGGATAGCCCAGATAGGTGACGCTCTCCTGCTTCACGGCCTCCTCGGCGCCGCGTTCGTTGGCCACGATCACCAGCAGCTTGCTGCGCGATCCCGTGCGGTCGATCCGCGCCAGCACCTCCGAGGTGTCCGCCAGCTGTGGGATGGCCTTGGGGCTCACGAAACTGCCGATGTCGATGGTGTCGAAGCCCACCTGCATCAGCGTGTTCAGGTAGGCCACCTTCACTTTGGTGGGGATGAAGGGACCGATGCCCTGCATCGCATCCCGCGGACATTCGATCAGCTTCACGCTTTCCATCGTGCGTAGGCCTGGTTGATGCGCTTCACGAGCGCTGGTCCTTCGTAGATGAGGCCCGTGTACACCTGCACCAGGTCGGCGCCGGCCTCGAGCTTCTCCATCGCGGCCTCCGTGGAATCGATGCCGCCGACACCGATGATCACGACGGGGCGCGGCAACCGGTCGCGCAGGTAGCGCACCACCTCGGTGCTGCGCCGGCGCACCGGCGCACCGCTCACGCCGCCAGCC is a window encoding:
- a CDS encoding hydroxymethylglutaryl-CoA lyase, with translation MESVKLIECPRDAMQGIGPFIPTKVKVAYLNTLMQVGFDTIDIGSFVSPKAIPQLADTSEVLARIDRTGSRSKLLVIVANERGAEEAVKQESVTYLGYPFSISETFQQRNTNTSIEGSWGRIARIAELTRNANKELVVYISMAFGNPYGDPWNAEVALHWTNRLVNELGVRIIALSDTVGVARPKDITSMFAALIPALPQVEFGAHLHCGPENWRTKTQAAWDAGCRRFDGAIKGYGGCPMAEDELVGNLQMELFVRSLEERGVRTGLDLSLLDLVVQNAASVFPA